The sequence below is a genomic window from Rhizobium sp. NXC14.
CCTGGAAAACGGCCGGTTGAAGGCACCGGCAGTTGGGTTGAAGTCGATGTGGCCAAAGCAGTGGCGCCCTCTGCCTGGCTGCATCATCTCGAGGGAATGGACGCCGTCGTCAATTGCGCCGGGGCATTGCAGGACGGAGTGACCCACAACATGGCCGGCGTCCACGCGCAGGGACCGGGAGCGCTGTTCCTCGCATGCGAGCAATCCGGCGTGCGCCGTGTGATTCATTTCTCGGCAATTGGAGTGGATCGGCAGCAGCCATCGACGTTCTCGCGGACGAAACTTTCCGGCGACATGGCCTTGATGGAGACGGATCTCGACTGGGTAATACTGCGTCCGTCCGTGATCCTTGGTGATGCGGCCTTCGGCTCCAGTGCATTGTTTCGCGGACTTGCGGCGCTGCCGTTTCTGCCAGTGATGCCATCGACCGGGAAACTTCAGGTGGTGCAGCTCGACGACGTCGCCGAAACCGTCATTCGGCTGCTCGACAAAACGGCCCCGTCTAAAATCGCGCTCGAAATCGTCGGCCCGCAGGCGCTCGAGTTTGAAGAGATTGTGGCGCGATACCGCAGATGGCTTGGCTGGCCTCCGGCCAAGCGCTATCTGCTGCCCCGCCCGCTCGCCAGCCTTCTCTATTGGCTCGGC
It includes:
- a CDS encoding SDR family oxidoreductase, with product MKILVTGATGLVGCAVCARLAACGHDIICVVRPGKRPVEGTGSWVEVDVAKAVAPSAWLHHLEGMDAVVNCAGALQDGVTHNMAGVHAQGPGALFLACEQSGVRRVIHFSAIGVDRQQPSTFSRTKLSGDMALMETDLDWVILRPSVILGDAAFGSSALFRGLAALPFLPVMPSTGKLQVVQLDDVAETVIRLLDKTAPSKIALEIVGPQALEFEEIVARYRRWLGWPPAKRYLLPRPLASLLYWLGDFAGLLGWRPPVRTTAAREIVRGAVGDPSEWIDATGIRPSSLDDALARRPVSVQERWFAKLYFLKPVTFVLLPLFWISTGIISLTSGFEQGVKLMMGGGAGSLAVPTVIAGALADIAIGCAIAIRRTARWGLYAAILLSLFYAAAGTAILPELWNEPLGPLTKIWPILVLHLVALAILEER